A single region of the Bifidobacterium asteroides DSM 20089 genome encodes:
- a CDS encoding amino acid permease, with the protein MELFRKKSVEQTLAETGEEGRSLKRTLTTWDLAIMAVAVAVGAGIFSVGAQAAAFHAGPAVIISFVIAGIVCAAAVMCYAEFASMIPVSGSAYTFTYNTMGELVAWIIGWDLILEMLMAASVISKYWGVYLNDFIHLMGGTSFSSSFHVGGMDVDLAPLVVVTLFTVLLVLGTKLSARFDGALTVLKIGIVVFVIVVGFFYVKVDNYRPFIPPSEPATAVPGASVPGIMGQPLWQWVSGMQPTIYGVPGILSGAALVFFAFVGFDIVATTSEEAKEPHKTIPRGIGLGMLIVITLYILVAIVTTGMVSYKDLAKAKNPSLATGFEMVGAPWAAKIISFGIVVGLTTVVMVLLLGLTRIVFAMSRDGLLPRALSRTGRHGTPARIQILGGIVVAVVASCFPIDVLSDMVNIGTLSAFLLVAISLPIMRKRRPDLPRSFKMPGNPWVPILIALACLWLMLNLTVLTWIRFVVWLAAGLAIYFGYSYRHSLLGRHQLSGKISKATQAGLH; encoded by the coding sequence ATGGAATTATTCAGGAAGAAATCCGTTGAACAGACCCTGGCGGAGACCGGGGAGGAAGGCAGGTCGCTCAAGCGGACGCTGACCACCTGGGACCTGGCCATCATGGCCGTCGCAGTGGCCGTGGGCGCCGGCATCTTCTCGGTGGGGGCCCAGGCGGCGGCCTTCCATGCGGGTCCGGCCGTCATCATCTCCTTCGTCATCGCAGGCATCGTCTGCGCGGCAGCCGTCATGTGCTACGCGGAGTTCGCCTCCATGATCCCGGTTTCAGGCTCGGCCTACACCTTCACCTACAACACCATGGGCGAACTGGTGGCTTGGATCATCGGCTGGGACCTGATTCTGGAGATGCTCATGGCCGCTTCGGTCATCTCCAAGTACTGGGGCGTCTACCTGAACGACTTCATCCATCTAATGGGGGGCACCTCGTTCAGCTCCAGCTTCCATGTGGGCGGCATGGATGTGGACCTGGCCCCGCTGGTGGTCGTCACCCTCTTCACGGTCCTTCTGGTCCTGGGCACCAAGCTCTCGGCCCGGTTCGACGGCGCCTTGACCGTCCTCAAAATCGGCATCGTGGTCTTCGTCATTGTGGTGGGCTTCTTCTACGTCAAGGTGGACAACTATCGGCCCTTCATCCCGCCTTCTGAGCCGGCCACGGCCGTTCCGGGGGCCAGTGTGCCAGGAATCATGGGTCAGCCCCTCTGGCAGTGGGTTTCCGGCATGCAGCCCACAATCTACGGTGTCCCCGGCATTCTCTCAGGCGCAGCCTTGGTCTTCTTCGCCTTCGTGGGCTTTGATATCGTCGCCACCACCTCCGAGGAGGCCAAGGAGCCCCATAAGACCATTCCCCGTGGAATCGGCCTGGGCATGCTCATCGTCATCACCCTGTACATCCTGGTCGCCATCGTCACCACCGGCATGGTCTCCTACAAGGATCTGGCCAAGGCCAAAAACCCTTCACTGGCAACCGGCTTCGAGATGGTGGGCGCTCCCTGGGCTGCCAAGATCATCTCCTTCGGCATCGTGGTGGGGCTGACCACCGTGGTCATGGTGCTCCTGCTGGGGCTGACCCGCATCGTCTTCGCCATGAGCCGCGACGGGCTTCTTCCCCGTGCCCTGTCCCGCACTGGCCGCCATGGCACGCCCGCCCGCATCCAGATCCTGGGCGGCATCGTGGTGGCCGTGGTGGCCTCCTGCTTCCCCATCGACGTCTTGTCCGACATGGTCAACATCGGCACGCTCTCGGCCTTCCTGTTGGTGGCCATCTCCCTGCCCATCATGCGCAAGCGCCGGCCTGACCTGCCCCGGTCATTCAAGATGCCCGGCAACCCCTGGGTGCCCATTCTGATCGCTCTGGCCTGCCTCTGGCTCATGCTCAACCTGACCGTGCTGACCTGGATCCGGTTCGTGGTCTGGTTGGCTGCGGGCCTGGCCATCTACTTCGGCTACTCCTATCGGCACTCCCTGCTCGGCCGTCATCAGCTCAGCGGGAAGATATCCAAGGCCACCCAGGCCGGTCTTCACTGA
- the fdxA gene encoding ferredoxin, translating to MTYVIAQPCVDVKDKACVDECPVDCIYEGVRSLYINPNECVDCGACEPVCPVEAIFYEDDLPEEWTWYKDAATDFFAQVGDAGGAAAVGPYDHDPEGVAALPPNK from the coding sequence ATGACCTACGTCATCGCTCAGCCCTGCGTGGATGTCAAGGACAAGGCCTGCGTGGACGAATGCCCGGTGGACTGCATCTATGAGGGCGTCCGTTCGCTCTACATCAACCCCAACGAGTGCGTGGACTGCGGCGCCTGCGAGCCGGTCTGCCCGGTGGAGGCCATCTTCTACGAGGACGACCTGCCCGAGGAGTGGACCTGGTATAAGGATGCGGCGACTGATTTCTTCGCCCAGGTGGGGGATGCCGGCGGCGCTGCTGCGGTCGGTCCCTACGATCACGATCCGGAGGGTGTGGCAGCCCTGCCACCCAACAAGTAG
- a CDS encoding UxaA family hydrolase has product MIPEGGSTGFVSTCGDGKATGLKHDYIKDIPARTGQDTILLNPTDMVAVAARNLEPGERVLVEGHGEVTVLDQIPRGHKLALQDIAKGEDVIKYGYAIGHAKEAIRTGQWVHTHNLATNLGADLTYRYQPVTDTVKPGSPTGTFQGYRRATGKVGIRNDLYIVPTVGCINSLCNAMARSFSARHPGNGSFDSVIVARHPYGCSQLGGDLVYTRRCLQDIATHPNAGGVLLVGLGCENNQMEDMLSTLGEYDANRVRWIICQEVEDELDEADALLDKINEAAKGDHREEVPLSELKVSVKCGGSDGMSGITANPLVGRFAEWVVTQGGSVVLAEVPEMFGAEQVLMSQARDEQVFHDVVDLINNFKGFFRKYGEVISDNPSPGNKEGGITTLEDKSLGCIRKGGRCEVEDVLNYGDHISRPGLSLLQTPGNDLVSSTGMAAAGAQVVLFTTGRGTPFGTFVPTVKVATNTPLATKKHRWIDFDAGRLLDEPGDRVFNDFREKVLAVVNGEPTCNERNGMQDIAIFKDGPTE; this is encoded by the coding sequence ATGATTCCAGAGGGCGGCTCCACAGGATTCGTCTCCACATGCGGCGACGGCAAAGCCACTGGTTTGAAGCATGACTATATCAAGGATATACCGGCGCGGACCGGTCAGGACACAATCCTGCTTAATCCTACGGATATGGTGGCTGTCGCTGCCAGGAATCTGGAGCCCGGCGAAAGGGTCCTGGTCGAGGGGCATGGCGAGGTGACGGTGCTTGACCAAATTCCCCGTGGACACAAACTTGCGCTTCAGGACATTGCCAAGGGTGAGGACGTCATCAAGTATGGCTATGCCATAGGCCATGCCAAGGAGGCTATAAGAACGGGGCAATGGGTCCATACACACAATCTGGCCACCAACCTGGGCGCCGACCTGACCTACCGTTATCAGCCGGTTACCGACACGGTCAAACCGGGCAGTCCGACCGGGACTTTCCAAGGATACCGGCGCGCGACGGGCAAGGTAGGCATCCGCAACGATCTCTATATCGTCCCAACCGTAGGTTGCATCAACAGTCTGTGCAACGCCATGGCACGGTCTTTCTCAGCCCGCCATCCCGGCAACGGATCCTTTGACTCGGTGATCGTGGCGCGTCATCCTTATGGATGCTCCCAACTCGGCGGCGATCTGGTCTACACCAGGCGTTGTCTTCAGGACATCGCCACACATCCCAACGCCGGGGGTGTGCTCCTCGTCGGTCTGGGGTGTGAGAACAATCAGATGGAGGACATGCTGAGCACCTTGGGGGAGTATGACGCGAACCGGGTTCGTTGGATCATATGCCAGGAGGTGGAGGACGAGCTGGATGAGGCCGATGCCCTCCTGGACAAGATTAACGAGGCGGCCAAAGGTGATCACCGTGAAGAGGTGCCCCTGTCCGAACTCAAGGTCAGCGTCAAGTGCGGCGGGTCCGATGGAATGTCAGGCATCACGGCCAACCCGTTGGTCGGTCGGTTCGCTGAATGGGTGGTTACCCAGGGCGGTTCCGTGGTCCTGGCCGAGGTTCCTGAAATGTTCGGGGCCGAGCAGGTCCTGATGAGCCAGGCACGCGACGAGCAGGTCTTCCATGATGTCGTCGACCTTATCAACAATTTCAAGGGATTCTTCCGCAAATACGGCGAAGTCATATCCGACAACCCCTCTCCGGGCAACAAGGAGGGCGGAATAACCACTCTGGAGGATAAATCCCTGGGATGCATCCGCAAAGGCGGTCGTTGCGAGGTCGAGGATGTGCTCAACTATGGCGACCATATCTCCAGGCCCGGGCTCTCACTGTTGCAGACGCCAGGCAACGACCTTGTCTCCAGTACGGGAATGGCCGCGGCCGGAGCGCAGGTGGTCCTCTTCACTACTGGACGGGGCACTCCCTTCGGAACCTTCGTGCCTACTGTGAAAGTAGCGACCAACACGCCTTTGGCCACCAAGAAGCATCGTTGGATTGACTTCGACGCCGGCCGTCTTCTGGATGAGCCAGGTGATCGGGTTTTCAATGATTTCCGTGAGAAGGTCCTTGCAGTGGTCAACGGTGAGCCGACCTGCAATGAGCGTAACGGCATGCAGGACATCGCCATATTCAAGGATGGCCCGACTGAATAA